The uncultured Desulfobulbus sp. genome window below encodes:
- a CDS encoding 8-amino-7-oxononanoate synthase, with the protein MSVLNPQLQQQLGAITSQGQHRSLVAVSHLDQGMIDIDGRQYLNLAGNDYLGLATNRALLEAFYNEQNQENQLESYGLGSTASRLMTGNTLPYARLERQLRELYQAEAVLVFNSGYHINVGILPALTAKGDLILADKLCHASLIDGMRLSRAKVIRYPHLDYNAIEQILSRERESYRQVVIVTESIFSMDGDTADLAELVRIKDKYQAALYVDEAHGVGIRGENGCGLAEEQGVQHQVEILTGTFGKAYGGQGAFVVGTNELIDYLLNTARSQIFSTGLPPVSVHWLSFVLRQIPLMREQRSKVDQLSSRFRDALRALELQTDGSSNIVPVMVGDAARAVQAAERICEAGYWVKAVRPPTVPSGTSRLRLSLNAAMSWEQLAPLPALIKEALG; encoded by the coding sequence ATGTCTGTACTTAATCCGCAACTGCAGCAGCAATTAGGGGCCATCACCTCCCAGGGGCAGCATCGTTCACTGGTGGCTGTCAGCCATCTGGACCAGGGGATGATTGATATCGATGGCCGCCAATACCTCAATCTGGCCGGAAACGATTATCTGGGGCTGGCCACTAACCGGGCACTGCTTGAAGCCTTTTATAACGAGCAGAACCAGGAAAATCAGCTGGAGAGTTATGGTCTGGGGAGTACGGCCTCGCGGCTGATGACCGGCAATACCCTGCCTTATGCCCGGCTTGAACGGCAACTGCGCGAGCTTTACCAGGCCGAGGCAGTGCTGGTGTTCAACTCCGGCTACCATATCAATGTCGGGATTCTTCCGGCACTCACCGCGAAAGGCGATCTGATTCTTGCCGACAAACTCTGCCATGCCAGCCTGATTGACGGTATGCGCCTCTCCCGGGCCAAGGTCATCCGCTACCCCCACCTGGATTATAACGCCATCGAGCAGATCCTGAGCCGGGAGCGGGAAAGCTATCGGCAGGTGGTTATTGTCACCGAGTCGATTTTTTCCATGGATGGTGACACCGCTGATCTTGCGGAGCTGGTGCGGATAAAAGACAAATATCAGGCCGCGCTCTACGTGGATGAGGCTCATGGAGTGGGTATCCGCGGGGAAAACGGCTGCGGACTGGCTGAAGAGCAGGGCGTTCAGCACCAGGTTGAAATCCTCACCGGGACCTTTGGTAAGGCCTACGGTGGACAGGGGGCCTTTGTCGTGGGCACCAATGAGCTGATCGATTATTTGCTCAATACCGCCCGCTCCCAGATCTTTTCAACGGGATTGCCACCGGTCTCGGTCCACTGGCTCAGTTTTGTTTTGCGGCAGATTCCTTTGATGCGTGAACAGCGTAGCAAGGTCGATCAGTTGTCCTCCCGCTTTCGTGATGCTCTGCGCGCACTCGAATTGCAAACCGATGGCAGCTCCAATATCGTGCCGGTGATGGTGGGGGATGCCGCCCGTGCGGTTCAAGCCGCGGAGCGTATCTGCGAGGCTGGCTATTGGGTCAAGGCTGTGCGTCCACCCACCGTTCCATCAGGCACATCTCGACTTCGTCTTTCCTTAAATGCTGCCATGAGTTGGGAGCAGTTAGCTCCGTTGCCTGCTCTCATAAAAGAGGCACTGGGGTAA
- a CDS encoding hotdog domain-containing protein — MPGKIEGPQGELLIRTMPMPADTSFNGDIFGGWIMSQMDLAGSMLAKEVTRTRTTTVAVERMSFIKPVRVGDVVCCYGRVQKVGTTSITIMLEVWVRPILNPAKDQFTTFKVTEAAITYVALDAAGQKTAIDKDRMQGRYL, encoded by the coding sequence ATGCCTGGGAAAATCGAGGGACCGCAGGGAGAGCTGCTCATCAGAACCATGCCCATGCCCGCAGATACCAGTTTTAATGGGGATATCTTTGGCGGCTGGATCATGTCGCAGATGGATCTAGCGGGGTCCATGCTTGCCAAAGAGGTGACGCGAACACGGACTACCACAGTAGCTGTTGAACGGATGAGCTTTATCAAGCCGGTTCGCGTGGGGGATGTGGTCTGCTGCTATGGACGGGTGCAAAAGGTCGGCACAACTTCCATTACCATTATGTTGGAAGTCTGGGTACGCCCGATCCTCAACCCGGCCAAAGATCAGTTTACCACCTTTAAGGTGACTGAGGCGGCAATAACCTACGTCGCCTTAGATGCCGCTGGACAAAAAACTGCCATCGACAAAGACCGCATGCAGGGCAGGTATCTGTAA
- a CDS encoding HDOD domain-containing protein, which translates to MSAPLSLIDVINRFIESDKVVLPVFNSAAIRIQQEIAKKEPSIQVIEKIIISDQALSTQVLKIANSAFYRGLKEVGTVRAAIMRLGTKEIAKIVLLATTKQHFTSKDATINLLMKKLWQHAVGCAYGAVWLSRRHTYGVEQSQVFFAGLFHDVGKLLVLVIVEQIRRRNANLKITHALLLEAMDRLHSREGAKLLKQWNMPDYFCVIAEQHHTKEIDENNILMLLVRMANMACHKLGIGLTSAPSLVLPASLEADLLNLSEIDLAELEISLEDTAVLSS; encoded by the coding sequence ATGAGTGCTCCACTTTCTCTGATTGATGTTATTAACCGTTTTATTGAATCTGATAAGGTGGTGTTGCCGGTGTTTAATTCCGCTGCTATCCGCATACAGCAGGAGATCGCGAAAAAAGAACCCAGCATTCAGGTGATTGAGAAAATTATTATCTCTGATCAGGCTCTCTCTACGCAGGTCTTGAAAATAGCGAACTCTGCCTTTTATCGGGGGCTCAAAGAGGTAGGAACGGTTCGGGCTGCAATTATGCGTTTGGGGACCAAAGAGATTGCAAAGATCGTCTTGCTGGCGACGACCAAGCAGCATTTTACCAGTAAGGATGCAACCATTAACCTCTTGATGAAAAAGTTGTGGCAGCATGCGGTGGGCTGTGCCTATGGTGCGGTCTGGCTTTCACGGCGTCATACCTATGGGGTGGAGCAGAGTCAGGTCTTTTTTGCAGGATTGTTTCACGATGTGGGGAAGCTGCTGGTTTTGGTTATCGTTGAGCAGATCAGAAGGCGCAACGCAAACCTTAAGATTACCCACGCTCTCTTGCTGGAGGCCATGGACCGGCTTCATTCCAGGGAAGGTGCAAAATTACTCAAACAGTGGAACATGCCCGACTATTTTTGCGTGATTGCCGAGCAGCACCACACAAAAGAGATCGATGAAAACAATATACTCATGTTGCTGGTTCGCATGGCCAACATGGCCTGCCATAAACTGGGCATCGGCCTGACCAGTGCCCCCTCTCTCGTCCTCCCTGCCTCCCTGGAAGCAGACCTGCTCAACCTTTCGGAGATCGATCTGGCAGAGCTTGAAATCTCGCTTGAGGATACCGCTGTCCTCTCCTCCTGA
- a CDS encoding ATPase, T2SS/T4P/T4SS family, with translation MSSSLKESFSTVVRLLLEAKRITPAQVQHAERVRAKLTSYQPLLKVFRNLKFISDQDVKDVLRSASSTIRIGDLLVELGHISPEDLESAILLQKESDTKEKLGQVLVRHNFIEEQAFIEVLSIQMGYPFIEPALNNVDRARCEKISKTLMATHAFIPIKTEDGTVRVAFADPLDNEALQIARRFFGQNIVPAIAQSNSIRKTLDLLADKKSGQTMAVDTNTVVGTVNSIILGAIKNGASDIHIEPMEDRLQVRFREDGVLNHFKDYPREIIPALTSRIKILCKADITEKRRHQGGRILFDYDEGQLDLRVSFFVTIHGEKIVFRLLNRKQELFDLQSVGLSPRMLTRFLEDAVYHPSGVVLVTGPTGSGKTSTIYSCIHALKSPNVSIVTAEEPVEYVIEGVAQCSIDPKIDLTFEETLRHIVRQDPDVIVIGEIRDTYSAEVAVQAALTGHKVLSTFHTEDSIGGLIRLLNMDIAPFLVSSTVVSVLAQRLLRRVCPHCAVDTKPTPVQLQRLRCSQADLMGANFKKGRGCKMCKQSGYKGRIGVFELLVLDERVRTAILEQKTSFEIRQISINHSGLITLLEDGLVKAGSGLTTIDEILRCLPIFSPPRTLTELRRLSGE, from the coding sequence ATGTCGTCGTCTCTTAAAGAAAGTTTCAGCACCGTTGTTCGCCTGCTGCTTGAGGCCAAGCGGATAACCCCTGCACAGGTACAGCATGCCGAGCGGGTCCGCGCTAAGCTCACCTCCTACCAACCCCTGCTCAAGGTGTTTCGCAACCTGAAATTTATCAGCGACCAGGATGTCAAGGATGTGTTGCGCAGTGCCAGCTCGACCATTCGTATCGGTGATCTTTTAGTTGAGCTTGGGCATATATCTCCAGAGGATCTGGAATCCGCTATTCTTTTGCAAAAGGAAAGTGACACCAAAGAGAAACTGGGGCAGGTGCTGGTCCGCCATAATTTTATTGAAGAACAGGCCTTTATTGAGGTGCTCTCGATTCAGATGGGCTATCCTTTCATCGAGCCTGCCCTGAATAATGTCGACCGGGCTCGCTGCGAAAAAATTTCCAAGACCCTGATGGCCACCCATGCCTTTATTCCCATCAAGACCGAGGATGGGACCGTGCGGGTTGCCTTTGCCGATCCGCTGGATAATGAGGCCCTGCAGATAGCGCGAAGGTTTTTTGGTCAGAATATCGTCCCGGCTATCGCTCAGAGTAATTCTATTCGTAAAACCCTTGACCTGCTTGCGGATAAAAAGAGCGGTCAGACCATGGCCGTGGATACCAATACCGTGGTGGGGACGGTTAATTCCATTATCCTGGGGGCGATTAAAAACGGTGCCAGCGATATTCATATCGAACCCATGGAAGACCGGTTGCAGGTCCGTTTTCGTGAAGATGGTGTCCTCAATCATTTTAAGGATTATCCCAGAGAGATCATCCCCGCTCTGACGAGCCGAATCAAAATTCTCTGCAAGGCCGATATCACAGAAAAACGACGGCACCAGGGAGGAAGAATCCTTTTTGATTATGACGAGGGGCAGCTAGACCTACGCGTCTCCTTCTTTGTGACTATCCATGGCGAAAAAATTGTTTTTCGCCTGTTGAATCGCAAGCAGGAACTTTTCGATCTCCAATCTGTTGGGCTTTCCCCCCGTATGCTGACCCGTTTTCTTGAGGATGCGGTCTACCACCCCAGTGGTGTTGTTTTGGTCACCGGCCCCACAGGTTCGGGAAAAACATCGACCATTTACAGCTGTATTCATGCGCTCAAAAGTCCCAATGTCTCAATTGTGACTGCAGAAGAACCGGTTGAGTATGTGATTGAAGGGGTCGCCCAGTGTTCCATTGATCCTAAAATTGACCTCACCTTTGAGGAAACCCTGCGCCATATTGTGCGTCAGGACCCAGATGTTATCGTGATCGGTGAAATTCGTGATACCTACTCCGCCGAGGTGGCGGTCCAGGCTGCACTTACCGGGCATAAGGTACTTTCCACCTTTCACACTGAAGACAGTATCGGCGGCCTGATTCGTCTGCTGAATATGGATATCGCCCCGTTCCTGGTTTCCTCCACCGTGGTCAGTGTACTTGCTCAGCGCCTACTCAGGCGCGTCTGCCCGCACTGTGCTGTGGATACCAAACCCACTCCTGTGCAATTGCAGCGGTTGCGTTGCAGTCAGGCAGACCTGATGGGGGCCAATTTCAAGAAAGGGCGCGGTTGTAAGATGTGTAAGCAGTCCGGGTATAAGGGCCGTATCGGTGTCTTTGAACTGCTGGTATTGGACGAACGGGTGCGTACCGCCATTCTTGAGCAGAAAACAAGTTTTGAAATTCGTCAGATCAGTATCAACCATTCCGGTCTGATAACATTACTTGAAGACGGCTTGGTTAAGGCTGGATCAGGCTTAACGACTATTGATGAAATCCTGCGCTGTCTTCCCATATTCAGCCCTCCACGAACCTTGACGGAATTACGCCGTCTTTCTGGTGAATAA